The proteins below come from a single Parageobacillus toebii NBRC 107807 genomic window:
- the rimP gene encoding ribosome maturation factor RimP encodes MSKKVTNIVEELVTPILADMDLELVDIEYVKEGKNWFLRVFIDSDNGVDIEQCGMVSEKLSEKLDEVDPIPHNYFLEVSSPGAERPLKKPKDFTKAIGKNVYIKTYEPIEGEKEFEGELISFDGTTVSVTVKDKTRKKTIDIPYEKVASARLAVIFF; translated from the coding sequence ATGAGCAAAAAAGTGACGAATATAGTAGAAGAACTAGTCACTCCAATTCTTGCCGACATGGATTTAGAACTTGTGGATATCGAGTATGTAAAAGAGGGAAAAAATTGGTTTTTGCGTGTCTTTATTGATTCCGATAATGGTGTTGATATTGAACAATGCGGCATGGTGAGCGAAAAGTTAAGTGAAAAACTAGATGAAGTCGATCCAATTCCACACAACTACTTTCTTGAAGTTTCTTCACCTGGGGCGGAACGACCGTTAAAAAAGCCGAAGGACTTTACAAAAGCGATTGGGAAAAATGTATATATCAAAACATATGAACCAATTGAAGGAGAAAAGGAATTTGAAGGCGAACTTATCAGTTTTGATGGAACAACAGTGTCTGTTACGGTTAAAGACAAAACTCGCAAAAAAACAATCGATATTCCGTATGAAAAAGTGGCGAGCGCAAGACTTGCTGTTATCTTTTTTTAA
- the nusA gene encoding transcription termination factor NusA — protein sequence MNTQLLDALADIIREKGISKEVVMEAIEAAIISAYKRNFGQAQNVRVDLNTETGTIRVFARKEVVDEVNDPRLEISLEEAQRINPNYQIGDVLELEVTPKDFGRIAAQTAKQVVTQRVREAERSVIYAEFVDREEDIMTGIVQRVDPRFVYVSLGKTEALLPASEQMPNETYKPHDRIKVYITKVEKTTKGPQIFVSRTHPGLLKRLFELEVPEIYDGTVEIKSIAREAGDRSKISVHSDNPEVDPVGACVGPKGQRVQAVVEELNGEKIDIVRWSADPVEFVANALSPAKVLRVIVNEEQKATTVIVPDYQLSLAIGKRGQNARLAAKLTNWKIDIKSESEARELGIDPYAQSTFLDSEETSVNNENDSNQSFDLQEEKIE from the coding sequence ATGAATACACAATTACTCGATGCCCTAGCGGATATTATCCGTGAAAAAGGCATTAGCAAAGAAGTTGTGATGGAAGCGATTGAAGCGGCGATCATTTCTGCGTATAAACGCAATTTCGGCCAGGCGCAAAACGTACGGGTTGATTTAAATACAGAAACAGGAACGATCCGTGTATTTGCGCGTAAAGAAGTGGTTGATGAAGTAAATGATCCGCGCCTCGAAATTTCTTTAGAAGAAGCACAACGAATCAATCCGAATTATCAAATCGGCGATGTTCTCGAGTTAGAAGTAACGCCGAAAGATTTTGGCCGCATTGCGGCACAAACAGCGAAACAAGTTGTTACACAACGGGTGCGCGAAGCAGAGAGAAGCGTTATTTATGCTGAGTTTGTTGACCGTGAAGAAGATATCATGACAGGGATCGTACAACGTGTAGATCCTCGCTTTGTTTATGTCAGTCTCGGTAAAACAGAAGCGTTGCTGCCGGCTAGCGAACAAATGCCGAACGAAACATACAAACCGCACGACCGTATTAAAGTGTATATTACAAAAGTGGAAAAGACAACAAAAGGACCACAAATTTTTGTTTCACGCACCCATCCGGGATTGCTTAAGCGTCTTTTTGAACTGGAAGTCCCAGAAATTTATGATGGAACAGTAGAAATTAAATCCATTGCCCGTGAGGCGGGAGACCGCTCGAAAATTTCGGTGCATTCCGACAATCCGGAAGTGGATCCGGTCGGCGCGTGCGTCGGTCCAAAAGGGCAGCGGGTTCAAGCGGTTGTGGAGGAATTAAACGGGGAAAAAATTGATATCGTCCGCTGGTCTGCAGATCCTGTTGAGTTTGTCGCAAACGCATTAAGTCCGGCAAAAGTGTTGCGTGTAATCGTCAATGAAGAACAAAAAGCAACGACCGTAATCGTGCCGGATTATCAGCTGTCATTAGCAATCGGCAAACGCGGGCAAAACGCTCGGCTAGCAGCAAAGCTGACAAACTGGAAAATTGATATTAAAAGCGAATCGGAAGCGAGAGAATTAGGAATCGATCCATATGCGCAATCCACTTTTCTTGATTCAGAAGAGACATCGGTCAATAATGAAAATGACAGCAACCAATCATTCGATTTACAAGAAGAGAAAATCGAGTGA
- the rnpM gene encoding RNase P modulator RnpM, translating to MAGQKKVPLRKCVVTGEMKPKKEMMRIVRSKDGEVSIDPTGKKAGRGAYITLDKECILLAKKKNILAHHLKTEIPDALYDELLQLAEKETAAGNEQ from the coding sequence ATGGCTGGTCAAAAGAAAGTTCCGTTGCGAAAATGCGTCGTGACTGGTGAAATGAAGCCAAAAAAAGAAATGATGCGCATCGTCCGCTCAAAAGATGGGGAAGTTTCCATTGATCCGACAGGAAAAAAGGCTGGTCGTGGCGCGTACATTACACTAGATAAAGAATGCATTTTACTAGCAAAAAAGAAAAATATTTTAGCCCATCATTTAAAAACGGAAATTCCTGATGCGCTGTATGATGAGTTGCTTCAGTTGGCAGAAAAGGAGACTGCTGCTGGAAATGAGCAATAA
- a CDS encoding YlxQ family RNA-binding protein, whose product MSNNRWASLLGLANRARKVTSGEELTVKEIRSGKAKLVLLAEDASENTMKKIKDKCSSYGVPLRKVSDRYTLGHAIGKDARVVVAIIDEGFANKLLTMLD is encoded by the coding sequence ATGAGCAATAACCGATGGGCATCATTATTGGGATTAGCGAATCGAGCACGGAAAGTAACTTCGGGTGAGGAGCTGACGGTCAAAGAAATTCGCAGCGGCAAAGCAAAACTCGTACTTTTAGCGGAGGATGCGTCAGAAAATACAATGAAAAAAATCAAAGATAAATGCTCTTCCTATGGCGTTCCGCTCCGTAAAGTGTCTGACCGTTATACGCTCGGGCATGCGATTGGAAAAGATGCCCGCGTCGTTGTTGCGATTATAGATGAAGGGTTTGCTAACAAACTACTGACGATGCTCGATTGA
- the infB gene encoding translation initiation factor IF-2, giving the protein MSKMRVYEYAKKNNVPSKDVIHKLKEMNIEVTNHMATLEPEVVEKLDHTYNKKNERPQASAPKEKQKAPVKPKNYVDDFDDEDEEVVKTKVPKKKAANKKKEGKKHDLQLQQQEKKIFHQQKKKIKGKAKAKEQQPVQQEQPMKKEKELPKKITFEGTLTVAELAKKLGREPSEIIKKLFMLGVMATINQELDKDAIELICSDYGVEVEEKVVIDETNFESIEIVDDPEDLVERPPVVTIMGHVDHGKTTLLDSIRHSKVTEQEAGGITQHIGAYQVTVNDKKITFLDTPGHEAFTTMRARGAQVTDIVVLVVAADDGVMPQTVEAINHAKAANVPIIVAINKMDKPDANPDRVMQELMEYNLIPEEWGGDTIFCKLSAKTGEGIDNLLEMILLVSEMEELKANPNRRATGTVIEAKLDKGRGPVATLLVQAGTLHVGDPIVVGCTYGRVRAMVNDTGRRVKEAGPSTPVEITGLHEVPQAGDRFMVFEDEKKARQIGEARAQKQLMEQRNMKARVSLDDLFEQIKQGEMKELNIIVKADVQGSVEALVAALQKIEVEGVRVKIIHAAVGAITESDILLATTSNAIVIGFNVRPDANAKRVAESEKVDIRLHRIIYKVIEEIEAAMKGMLDPEYEEKVIGQAEVRQTFKVSKVGTIAGCYVTDGKITRDSKVRLIRQGIVVYEGEIDSLKRFKDDVKEVMQGYECGLTIKNFNDIKEGDVIEAYIMQEVERK; this is encoded by the coding sequence ATGTCTAAAATGCGTGTATATGAGTACGCGAAAAAAAACAATGTACCGAGTAAAGACGTCATTCATAAATTGAAAGAAATGAATATTGAAGTTACCAATCATATGGCAACGTTGGAACCAGAAGTTGTCGAAAAGCTTGATCATACGTACAACAAAAAAAATGAGCGGCCGCAAGCTTCTGCTCCAAAGGAAAAACAAAAGGCGCCAGTAAAACCGAAAAATTATGTCGATGATTTTGATGACGAAGATGAAGAAGTAGTGAAAACAAAAGTTCCGAAGAAAAAAGCGGCAAACAAAAAGAAAGAAGGAAAAAAACACGATTTGCAATTACAGCAGCAAGAAAAGAAAATTTTCCATCAACAGAAAAAGAAAATTAAAGGGAAGGCAAAAGCGAAAGAACAGCAGCCTGTACAACAAGAGCAGCCAATGAAAAAAGAAAAAGAGCTTCCTAAGAAGATTACGTTTGAAGGAACATTAACGGTTGCCGAACTAGCGAAAAAACTTGGGCGCGAACCTTCAGAAATTATTAAAAAGCTATTTATGCTCGGCGTTATGGCAACGATCAATCAAGAGTTAGATAAAGATGCGATCGAACTTATTTGTTCCGATTACGGAGTAGAAGTCGAAGAAAAAGTAGTCATTGATGAAACGAATTTTGAATCGATCGAAATTGTCGATGATCCTGAAGATTTAGTGGAACGTCCGCCGGTCGTCACGATTATGGGGCACGTTGACCATGGGAAAACGACGCTATTGGATTCGATTCGTCACTCCAAAGTGACGGAGCAAGAAGCAGGGGGTATTACGCAACATATTGGTGCATATCAAGTGACAGTTAACGATAAAAAAATTACGTTCCTTGATACGCCAGGACATGAGGCGTTTACAACAATGCGGGCAAGAGGAGCGCAAGTAACCGATATTGTTGTCCTCGTTGTTGCTGCGGATGATGGGGTGATGCCGCAAACAGTAGAAGCAATTAACCATGCGAAAGCGGCAAATGTTCCAATTATTGTTGCCATCAACAAAATGGATAAGCCGGATGCCAATCCAGATCGCGTGATGCAAGAATTAATGGAGTATAATCTTATTCCGGAAGAATGGGGCGGAGATACGATCTTCTGTAAACTGTCAGCAAAAACAGGAGAAGGTATTGACAATTTATTGGAAATGATTTTGCTTGTTAGCGAAATGGAAGAATTAAAAGCAAATCCAAATCGTCGTGCAACCGGAACTGTTATCGAGGCAAAACTGGATAAAGGCCGTGGACCAGTGGCAACGTTGCTTGTTCAAGCAGGAACGTTGCATGTCGGCGACCCGATTGTTGTTGGCTGCACATACGGCCGCGTGCGGGCGATGGTCAACGATACAGGGCGTCGTGTGAAAGAAGCAGGTCCTTCGACACCGGTGGAAATCACTGGTCTTCACGAAGTACCGCAAGCCGGAGACCGTTTCATGGTGTTTGAAGATGAGAAGAAAGCGCGGCAAATCGGAGAAGCGCGCGCACAAAAACAATTAATGGAACAACGCAACATGAAAGCTCGCGTTAGCCTAGATGACCTCTTTGAACAAATTAAACAAGGTGAAATGAAAGAATTAAATATTATTGTCAAAGCGGATGTTCAAGGATCGGTTGAAGCGCTGGTTGCTGCCCTGCAAAAAATCGAAGTCGAAGGAGTGCGCGTCAAAATTATCCATGCCGCTGTTGGCGCGATTACCGAATCGGACATTCTTTTAGCAACGACCTCAAATGCCATTGTCATCGGCTTTAATGTCCGTCCGGACGCCAATGCAAAACGCGTCGCCGAATCCGAAAAAGTCGACATTCGTCTGCACCGCATCATCTATAAGGTTATTGAAGAAATTGAAGCAGCGATGAAAGGAATGCTTGATCCGGAATATGAAGAAAAAGTCATCGGTCAAGCGGAAGTTCGTCAAACGTTTAAAGTATCGAAAGTTGGAACGATTGCCGGATGCTATGTGACAGATGGAAAAATTACGCGTGACAGCAAAGTGCGCCTGATCCGTCAAGGCATTGTCGTTTACGAAGGAGAAATCGATTCCTTGAAGCGCTTTAAAGACGATGTCAAAGAAGTGATGCAAGGATATGAATGCGGTTTGACGATTAAAAACTTCAACGATATTAAAGAAGGAGACGTTATTGAAGCGTATATTATGCAGGAAGTGGAAAGAAAATGA
- a CDS encoding DUF503 domain-containing protein, with translation MIGFVACECVIYDAQSLKEKRAVLQRIMTRLKQKYNISIAEIDHQNVWQRTTLGIVAITSNRVTTERELQRALALIDSFPELERTVTTFEWF, from the coding sequence ATGATCGGCTTTGTCGCCTGTGAATGTGTAATTTATGATGCGCAATCATTAAAAGAAAAACGTGCTGTGTTACAACGAATAATGACACGGTTAAAACAAAAGTATAATATATCTATAGCCGAAATCGATCACCAAAACGTATGGCAGCGGACTACGCTCGGGATTGTCGCGATTACGTCCAATCGGGTGACAACCGAGCGGGAGCTGCAGCGAGCGCTTGCTTTGATCGATTCCTTTCCGGAATTGGAAAGAACGGTTACGACATTTGAGTGGTTTTAA
- the rbfA gene encoding 30S ribosome-binding factor RbfA — translation MNLRATRVGEQMKKELSDIIGRKLKDPRIGFVTVTDVRVTGDLQQAKVYISVLGDEEQRQNTLKGLEKAKGFIRSEIGQRIRLRKTPEIFFEIDESIEYGNRIEQLIRQISTEHEGGKKEEENKEE, via the coding sequence ATGAATTTACGGGCTACACGTGTCGGTGAACAAATGAAAAAAGAATTAAGCGATATTATTGGTCGCAAATTAAAAGATCCACGTATCGGTTTTGTCACTGTTACTGATGTGCGCGTCACAGGCGACTTACAACAAGCAAAAGTGTATATAAGCGTGTTAGGTGATGAAGAACAACGCCAAAACACTTTAAAAGGGCTGGAAAAAGCAAAAGGATTTATCCGCTCCGAAATTGGGCAGCGCATTCGCTTGCGGAAAACACCAGAAATATTTTTCGAAATTGATGAATCGATCGAATACGGCAATCGCATTGAGCAATTAATCCGCCAAATTTCCACTGAGCACGAAGGCGGGAAAAAAGAAGAGGAAAACAAAGAGGAATAA
- the truB gene encoding tRNA pseudouridine(55) synthase TruB — MDGVLLLYKPPGMTSHDCVARIRRMLQIKKVGHTGTLDPNVSGVLPICIGKATRIAEFLTGATKTYEGEVTLGIATTTEDSTGEIIAKQKVDRVIPRDEIEAVFRQLTGEVAQTPPMYSAVKVKGKKLYEYARAGIEVERPTRIVTIHELTLLDERDAFAGDIVSFRFRVTCSKGTYIRTLAVMIGERLGYPAHMSDLVRTASGPFSLQDCVTFEQLEQYIESGQLKSILLPIGKALFHLPKYEINDKVAEKVKNGAILPLPAFLQSLEGPVLMISKQREALALYIKHPTKPHLMKPLKVLR, encoded by the coding sequence ATGGACGGAGTATTATTATTGTATAAACCGCCTGGAATGACATCACATGACTGTGTTGCACGCATTCGCCGCATGCTGCAAATAAAAAAGGTAGGGCATACAGGGACGCTTGATCCAAACGTATCAGGAGTATTGCCGATTTGCATTGGCAAAGCGACGCGCATCGCTGAGTTTTTAACAGGGGCTACGAAAACATATGAGGGGGAGGTTACATTAGGGATTGCTACGACAACGGAAGACAGCACAGGTGAAATCATCGCAAAACAAAAGGTAGACCGTGTTATTCCACGCGATGAAATCGAAGCGGTGTTCCGTCAATTGACGGGAGAAGTTGCGCAAACGCCGCCAATGTATTCCGCGGTAAAAGTGAAAGGAAAGAAACTATACGAATATGCGCGTGCGGGCATTGAAGTCGAGCGGCCGACTCGCATTGTGACGATCCATGAACTAACATTGCTTGATGAAAGAGACGCGTTTGCAGGAGACATCGTTTCGTTTCGCTTTCGTGTCACTTGCAGCAAAGGTACATATATTCGTACATTAGCAGTGATGATCGGCGAACGTCTTGGCTACCCAGCCCATATGTCCGACCTTGTTCGTACTGCATCCGGTCCATTTTCCTTGCAAGATTGCGTCACATTTGAACAATTAGAGCAGTACATAGAGAGCGGCCAACTGAAGTCGATTTTACTGCCGATTGGCAAAGCACTTTTTCATTTGCCGAAATATGAAATAAATGATAAAGTAGCAGAGAAAGTAAAAAACGGAGCAATATTGCCGCTTCCAGCTTTTTTACAGTCGCTCGAGGGACCGGTATTAATGATAAGCAAGCAAAGAGAGGCACTTGCCCTTTATATAAAACATCCTACTAAACCTCACTTAATGAAACCATTAAAAGTACTTCGATGA